A window from Thiovulum sp. ES encodes these proteins:
- a CDS encoding glycosyltransferase (PFAM: Glycosyl transferases group 1) — protein MNLKKIAHVNLAKGFRGGERQTAILIEELSKLGYQQAVFLREQKRDISLKNYLKKREIPNLEFFEIANPYFHGMALFRGFDLLHAHETKANQLATFVKMFLGIPYIITRRVQFVPKNNFFNKYMYQNSSKNIVLSKAIGNDLSQLLPNLKMEIIPSAYSDENFDEVEDVKSQYKNKILIGHIGAVVDSHKGQCTILETAKMMSENRDIHFLLVGGGKDLESCREKSKDLKNIEFVGFRENIFDYLKAFDIFVFPSNHEGLGSTLLDAMKFEKPIIASDVGGIPDLITDGQNGFLIEKENSKMLKERIETILRNPNIGKKLSENSKEIVENFSPTEMTKKYDKIYKEILGKK, from the coding sequence ATGAATTTAAAAAAAATTGCACATGTGAATTTGGCAAAAGGTTTTCGAGGCGGTGAAAGACAGACTGCGATTTTGATTGAAGAACTTTCAAAACTCGGCTATCAACAAGCTGTTTTTTTACGAGAGCAGAAGAGAGATATTTCACTAAAAAACTATTTAAAAAAGAGGGAAATTCCAAATTTAGAGTTTTTTGAAATTGCAAATCCATATTTTCATGGAATGGCACTTTTTCGAGGTTTCGATCTTCTTCATGCACACGAGACAAAGGCAAATCAACTCGCTACTTTTGTAAAGATGTTTCTGGGAATTCCTTACATTATTACCCGCCGAGTTCAGTTTGTTCCAAAAAACAATTTTTTTAATAAATATATGTATCAAAACTCTTCTAAAAATATTGTTTTGTCAAAAGCTATTGGAAATGATCTTTCTCAACTTTTACCAAATTTAAAAATGGAAATTATTCCAAGTGCCTATTCGGATGAAAATTTCGATGAGGTGGAAGATGTAAAATCTCAATATAAAAATAAAATTCTAATTGGGCATATTGGGGCTGTTGTTGATTCTCATAAGGGACAATGTACAATTTTAGAGACCGCAAAAATGATGAGTGAAAATAGGGACATTCACTTTTTACTTGTTGGCGGAGGAAAAGATTTAGAGAGTTGCCGAGAAAAAAGCAAAGACTTGAAAAACATTGAATTTGTAGGTTTTCGAGAAAATATTTTTGATTACTTAAAAGCTTTTGATATTTTTGTTTTTCCATCAAATCATGAAGGTCTCGGCTCAACACTTCTCGATGCTATGAAATTTGAAAAACCAATTATCGCTTCAGATGTTGGGGGAATTCCTGATCTAATTACAGATGGGCAAAATGGCTTTTTAATTGAGAAAGAGAACTCAAAAATGTTGAAAGAGAGAATAGAGACGATTTTAAGAAATCCTAATATTGGAAAAAAACTCTCTGAAAACTCAAAAGAGATAGTTGAAAATTTCTCACCAACAGAAATGACAAAAAAATATGACAAGATTTACAAGGAAATTTTAGGAAAAAAATGA
- a CDS encoding hypothetical protein (IMG reference gene:2508609801_SP) — protein sequence MKNIIFVYDNLEKIEDLIEISSNTSANIILTKSLQSGIKFNKREKADLFIIDSSFHFSENKIELLKEHLNCIKPLIIENKIDEFKDFFISKKKLIANIRKSTKILDENQKKSFRKTPVVFRSEAKFKNEIKAEVRRAKRYRYPLSVVLFKYELEKDIDDLIEYFSGKVREFDYLWVISENKFAMVLPHTAWNGAQILSNRLVKHVSEKYNFKICALKNQILSFKRVENDETFIFQIDHAIDNEFREINREIDFYVWKDELFNEFAEAKTIRIFNRYKGMLVSHDADIIYINGSLHLHNIRAIQQNIIDKEKVTYFYSSSIDKTIRAGIESLHKENRHAVLSSYEIVDPVFTKTNIAKLSIEEDIDVFIYLDDSDEVIKTKLYELSLDDLTVFSETQTHLQENQAIYIEFRISIRDKIYKIESNSHILQV from the coding sequence ATGAAAAACATAATATTTGTATATGACAATTTAGAAAAAATTGAAGATTTGATAGAAATCTCATCAAACACGAGTGCAAACATAATTCTTACAAAAAGTTTGCAAAGTGGAATAAAGTTTAACAAGAGAGAAAAAGCAGACCTTTTTATCATAGATAGCAGTTTTCACTTTTCTGAAAATAAGATTGAACTTTTAAAAGAGCATTTAAATTGTATTAAGCCTCTTATTATTGAAAATAAAATTGATGAATTCAAAGATTTTTTTATATCGAAAAAGAAACTTATTGCGAATATTCGTAAATCTACAAAAATCTTAGATGAAAATCAGAAAAAATCTTTCCGAAAAACACCTGTTGTTTTTAGGAGCGAGGCAAAATTTAAAAATGAAATAAAAGCAGAGGTTCGTCGTGCAAAAAGATACAGATATCCGCTTTCTGTTGTTCTTTTTAAATATGAACTCGAAAAAGATATTGATGACTTGATTGAATATTTTAGTGGAAAAGTTCGAGAATTTGATTATCTTTGGGTGATTTCTGAAAATAAATTTGCGATGGTTCTTCCCCACACTGCTTGGAACGGAGCACAAATTCTCTCAAATAGACTTGTTAAACATGTTTCTGAAAAATACAATTTCAAGATATGTGCACTCAAAAATCAAATTCTCTCTTTTAAAAGAGTTGAAAATGATGAAACTTTTATTTTTCAAATCGATCATGCTATTGATAATGAGTTCCGAGAGATCAATCGTGAAATAGATTTTTATGTTTGGAAAGATGAGCTTTTTAATGAATTTGCTGAAGCAAAAACAATTCGTATTTTTAACAGATATAAGGGAATGCTTGTTTCTCATGATGCTGATATAATCTATATTAATGGAAGTTTGCATTTACACAATATTCGAGCAATCCAACAAAACATAATTGATAAAGAGAAAGTTACCTATTTTTACAGCTCTTCTATTGATAAAACAATTCGTGCTGGAATTGAATCTCTTCATAAAGAGAATCGTCATGCTGTTCTTTCAAGTTATGAAATTGTTGATCCTGTTTTTACCAAAACCAATATTGCAAAACTCTCTATTGAAGAAGATATTGATGTTTTTATCTATTTAGATGATAGCGATGAGGTTATCAAAACAAAACTTTACGAATTATCTCTTGATGATTTAACTGTTTTTTCTGAAACACAAACTCATCTTCAAGAAAATCAAGCGATTTATATTGAGTTTAGGATTTCAATCCGAGACAAAATCTATAAAATTGAGAGTAATAGCCACATTTTACAAGTGTAA